The sequence below is a genomic window from Tindallia magadiensis.
CAGAAACGTTAAGGTCATGTACCCTAATAACAAGGAGATGAAAACCATGACCAAACGAACACGAAGAAGTTTCACCCCAGAGTTTAAAGAACAACTGGTACAACTCCATTTGCACGGAAAGCCACGGGCAGAAATTGTCAAAGAGTATGATTTAACCGCCTCAGCTTTTGACAGATGGGTGAAACAACATCAAAGCAG
It includes:
- a CDS encoding transposase encodes the protein MTKRTRRSFTPEFKEQLVQLHLHGKPRAEIVKEYDLTASAFDRWVKQHQSSGSFSEKDNRSPEENELIKLRKELDQLRMENDILYPYRAQESKQ